The following nucleotide sequence is from Nesterenkonia xinjiangensis.
CGCGCAGCAGCGCCTCCTCCTGGCTGAAGTCCAGGCGCCCCTGCGGCGCGATGTCCAGCATCCCGTGATCGGCGGTGAGCACCACGGAGAGCTGATCGCCGAATCGCTGCCCGAGTCGAGTGACGAACTTCTCCGCCTCCGCGTCGAGCGTCTCCAGGGCACGGATCCACTCCGGGGAGTCGACGCCGTAGCGGTGCCCCGTCTTGTCCAGCTCATCCACGTAGAGATACATCAGCAGCGGCTGAGGAGAGCCCTGCCGGGCCGCGGAGGTTTCGGGCCGATGGGCGTGCACCGCGTCGGCCGCCATCCGAAACCGAGCGTCCATCCGGTTCGCGCCGAGGAACTCGCCGCCGGCGAGCACCGCCCGGGTGAGCGGGGAGTCGGCGAACTTCGGTCGGGACACCGTCAGCACCCGGGCACCGCCACGCTCCGCACGGCTCAGCACCGACATATGGGGCTGCCATCGGGCCGGATCCACCGCGGGGTCCCAGCCGCCGAGCATGTTGACCACCCGGTCCAGCCAGGGAGCCAGCACGTCGTAGCCCACCAGGCCGTGGCGTCCGGGAACCTCACCGGTGCCCAACGAAGCGATGGAGGCCGCCGTCGTGGCCGGGGCCGTGGCGTCGTTCACCTGCCCGGTGGCGCTGCGCCGCCAGGCGGAGGCCAGGAAGCGGGCGTGGCCGCTGTGCCGGGCGATGAGCTCATCGCCGAGCCCGTCGACCATGAGTACCACCGCGATGCTCGCCGAGGGCAGCCCCAGCCGCTCGGAGAAGCCGTCCAGCCCCAGGGAGGCGGCGGCAGAGGTCATCACATGGCGGACATGGCCCCCGTCATAGTCGGGGGCGAGTGCGGCCAGCTCACGTGCGCGTGCTGTCATCGGAATGCTCCCCTCCCGTTCAGCGGGCGTGACGAACGCAGGCACGACGCAGGGCACGCACGAAGCTTCGCGCCTCCTCCACGGCGGTGTCGCCCTCGGCGGTGGCCGCGATGCGCAGCACGATGTCCTCCGGGATCACGGTGCCGTCGTCGCCGTGGTCCGCCATGCAGTCCGGATCCCCACAGTGCACCGGAGCCGTCTCGAAGCGTGCCCCGCCGGTCCAGTTCATGTTGAGCGTGACCTCGGCCAGCCCGCGATCGGGGCGGAAGTGCTCGGGCTGGCGGTGCACCTCGGAGAGGATGACTGAACGGATCCGGCTGACCGGGACTACCTCCGTGGAGATCCTCGCCACAGTGTCGGTGCGCCCGGCGGTCGCCGCGTCGTCGGCCTCCAGGTCGTGGTCGTCGAGATGAGCCACGACGATGACGTTCTCGGCCAGCGCCAGCACGGTGATGTGCCGGTGCACCTCCTCCATGTCGAAATGAGTGTCCACATGGACGATCTGATGCGTCGGTTCGCGGCCGTCGAGCGCCTCGGTCACCGTGTGGTGCACCAGTGACGGATAGAAGCCGCCGCGTTCTATCGCCGCGCGCAGCGAGAGCGTCGAAGAGGGCGCGGAGTCGTCAGGGCTGAAGGTCATGGCACCCATGCTAGCTCGGCGCCGATTCGCTAGCCCGGTTCACCTGCTGGATAATGGAGCAGTGCCAGGAAACGCGACTTTTCACCACCGCAACGCAGCCCTGCTGTCCGTGGCCGAGGTTCAGGCCCCGGTTCCGCTCACGTCGAGGGATCTCGACCGCCGCCTGGCTGACGCCCTGAAGCGGCTCAAGCTCCCCCAGGGCCTGCTCCAGCGGGTCGCCGGGGTGAAGACGCGACGCAACTGGGAGCGGGCCGGCGATGTCCGTGCCGGGACGGTCGAGGCCGGGCGCCGGGCGCTGCAGGCCGCGGCGATAGACCCTGCCGACGTCTCGGTGATGATCAACACGTCGGTGACCCGGGAGCATCTCGAGCCCTCCGTCGCCGTCGGCATCCACCATGATCTGGGGCTGCCCAGCTCGGCGATGAACTTCGACATCACCAACGCCTGCCTGGGGTTCGTCAATGCGATGACCCTGGCCAGCTCGCTCATCGACGCCGGGCAGGCGACCTATGTGCTCATCGTCAACGGTGAGGACGCCCGGAAGGTCCAGGACGCCACCGTGGAGCGGATCAGCAGTCTGGAGTCGATGGTCAGCCGGGAGGACTTCATGTCCGAGTTCGCCTCCTTGACCCTGGGCTCGGGTGCCGCGGCCGCGGTCGTCGGCCCGGCGGACGGCCACCCGGAGGGCCACCGGATCGTAGGAGGCGTCACGCGGGCCGCCACCCAGCATCACGGCCTGTGCGTCGGCGACCACCGCGGCATGTACACAGACTCCAGGGGGCTGCTCGACGGAGGTCTGGAGCTCGTCATGGACGCCTGGCAGGACGCGAAGGAGCACTTCGACTGGGAGTCGATGGACGCCTATGTCACCCACCAGGTCTCCTCGCTGCACACCGCCTCGATCATCAAGGCCGCCAAGCTGGACAAGAAACGGGTCCCGGTGACCTATCCGGAGCTGGGCAACGTGGGCCCCGCCTCACTGCCCATCACCCTCTCCCGTGAGGCCCCCCGGCTCTCGCCAGGCTCGAGGGTGCTCTGCATGGGAGTGGGATCCGGGCTCAACACGGCCATGGTGGAGATCGCATGGTGAGTGCACCCCGGCTGAGCTTCCGTTCCCTGCCCGCGGCCCACGCGCAGCTCCCTCCGAGGCGCCTGCCCGGCCTCGACCCAGCCTGGTCGCGGCTAGTGGCAGCGCGGACCACGGACGGAAGCCGCACCTTCCACGTGCTCGACACCGGACCGCTGCTCGCCGAGCGGGGCATCCCCGTCCGCGGCACCATCCTCGCGGTGCACGGCAACCCGACCTGGTCCTATCTATGGCGCGGGCTCCTCGCGGAATCGCTGCGACGCGGCGGCGCCGAGGGAACTGCCGCCGGCTGGCGGGTGATCGCACCGGACCAGCTGGACATGGGCTTCTCCGAGCGCCTGGCCCACCCTCGGGCGCCCCGCCCCCAGCATGTCGGACAGCACGACGACGCCGGCTATCGGCGCCTGGAGCAGCGCCTCGACGACCTCGACGCCCTGATGGACGCGCTCGACGTCGACACCGCCCTGCCGCTGGTCACCCTCGGCCACGACTGGGGCGGCGTGATCTCGCTGGGCTGGGCCATGCGCCACCCGCACGACGTCGACGCCACCGCGACCTTGAACACCGCAGTGGACCATCCGGTGGAGGAGCACATCCCGGCGGCTCTGCGCGCCGCGATGGCGCCCGGGCTGCTCACCGCCTCCACCGTGGAGACCCGCGGCTTCCTCTCCGTGACGCTCTCGCTCGCCGAGCAGGGCCTGGACCCGGAGGTCCGGCGGGCCTATCTCGCCCCGTACCGGACCCGAGACCGTCGCGGCGGCGTCGGCGGCTTTGTCGCCGACATCCCCGCCCGAGCCGAGCACGTCTCCCGGGGCGCTCTCGAGGAGATCTCCTCCGCTCTGGGCGAGTGGACGAAGCCCTCGCTGGTGCTCTGGGGGCCGAAGGACCCGGTGTTCCAGGAACGCCACCTGGCCGATCTGCAGCGTCGACTCCCGCATGCCGACCTGCACCGTTTCGAAGGCTCCGGCCATCTGGTGGCCGAGGATCGGGACATCGCCTCGTCCGTGCTGACCTGGCTGGAGGGCCTCACCTGGACCGACGGGCAGCTCGTCCCGGAGATCGGAGGGCGCCGATCCCCCGAACCTGCCGCCGAGATCGACGGACTGCACGCGCAGCTGGCGGAGATGACCGCCGGCTGGCGTCGGGGATCACCCGCCGTGGTGGACATGACCGGGGAGGAACCGGCGACCCTGAGCTGGCAGGAGCTCTCCGCGCGCATCGACGCACTCGCCCGCGGTCTGAGCGAGCTCGGTGTCGCCCGCGGCGACCGGGTCTCGCTCCTGGTCCCCCCGGGCAATGATCTGACCGTGGTGCTCTACGCCTGTCTGCGCGTCGGCGCGGTGGCCGTCGTCGCGGACGCCGGCCTGGGCGTGCGCGGGATGACGCGGGCGGCCCGCAGCGCCCGTCCGGAATGGATCATCGGTGCCACCCCGGGCCTTGCCCTGGCCCGCGCGTTCGGATGGCCGGGTCGACGCATCAGCGTCCAGGCGCTCTCGAGCCGCCAGGCTCGGCTGCTGGGCACCGTCGCCTCGGTGGAGCGGCTGCTGCGCAGCCATGTGGGACGCACACCTGAGGTCCCCGCTCCTGCTCCGGAGGACGAGGCTGCGGTGCTCTTCACCTCAGGGTCCACCGGCCCCGCCAAAGGCGTGATCTACACCCATGGCCGGCTCGCCGCCCTGGTCGCCCTGCTGCGCCGACAGTTCGACGTCGTCCCCGGCTCCTCGCTGATCGCGGGCTTCGCGCCGTTCGCGCTGCTCGGTCCGGCCATCGGCGCGACCTCGGTGACCCCGGACATGTCGGTGACGAAACCCGCCACGCTGACCGCCGTCGCCGTGGCCGAGGCGGCGCTGGCCGGCGAGGCCACGATGTTCTTCGGCTCCCCCGCGGCGCTGCGCAACGTGGTGGCCACCGGCGCGGACCTCGACCCCGAGCAGCGCGCCGCCCTGCGCCGGATCGCTCTGGTGCTCTCCGCCGGGGCCCCGGTGCACCCGGACCTGCTGGACGCCGTCCAGGAGCTGTTCCCGACTGCGGAGATCCATACTCCCTACGGCATGACTGAAGGGCTGCTGCAGGCAGACATCGATCGTGGCCAGGTGCATGAGGCTATGGCCACCCGGCAGAGCGGTGTATGTGTGGGACGTCCGGTGGCCGGAGTCCACGTGGCTTTGGCTCCCCTGGACGCCGAGGGCCGCCCCGCCGAGGAGCTCGTCGTCCTGCAGGAGCCGCCCCAGCCCGAGGCTGTGGGCGTGCTCGCCGAGGTCGTCGTCTCCGCCGCGCACATGAAGGCCGGCTACGACCGCCTGTGGGACACCGACCGTGCCAGCAGCCGCGACGATGCCGACGGCCTGCTCTGGCACCGGACCAATGACGTCGGACACGTCGATGCCGAGGGCCGGCTGTGGATCGAAGGGCGCCTGCAGCACGTGATCACCGCCCCCGGAGGGCCTGTCGGTCCCGGGTCGGTGGAAACCCCCGTCGACGCTCTCGAGGAGGTCGCCCGCAGCGCGGCCGTCGGCGTAGGGCCCGTCGGCACCCAGTCCGTGGTGGTGATCGTGGAGCCCCAGACAGATCCGGGCGAGCTGTCGACCGGTCGATCCCCACTGGCCACCCCCGAGTTCGCCGCCGCCGTGCGAGGCGCCGCGGGGGACGTCCCCGTCTCCGCCGTGCTGGTGCTCGAGGAGCTTCCCACCGACATCCGCCACAACTCGAAGATCGACCGCACCCGACTCGCCGTCTGGGCCGACCGCGCACTGACCGGAAGGAGGCCCGGCACACCGTGACCGCCGCCACCCGGCTGGAGGACCAGCCCACCATCCCCCGGGAGATTCCTCCCGGTTCGCGGGTGCTGCTGACCGGCGCCTCAGGCCTGTTGGGTCGCAGCCTGGCCCGCCGCCTGGCCGAGACCGGCTACGTGGTCACCACGCTGCAGCGCGGCCCGTCCCAGCTCGAGGGCGTCCGGGATGTCCGCGGATCGCTGACCGATCGGGCCGTCGTGGCCGAGGCCATGGCAGACCAGGACGCCGTGGTCCATATGGCCGCGAAGGTCTCGGTCTCCGGCCGTCAGCAGGACTTCGTGGACGTGAACATCCATGGCACGGAGAACGTCCTCGACGCGGCCGAGGCCGCCGGGGTGGAACACGTGCTGCACGTGTCCTCCCCCTCGGTGGCCCACTCCGGCGCCTCTCTGGTCGGCGCGGGTGCAGGTGACCCGGACCCCGAGGCGGCCGAGGGACACTATGCCCGCACCAAGGCGGAGGCCGAGCTGCTCGTGCAGGCCCGGGCCGCCGCCGGGATGAAGGTGCTGGTCATCCGCCCTCACCTGATCTGGGGGCCCGGGGACGGTCAGCTGACGCGCCGCATCGTGGACCGTGCCCGCTCCGGACGGCTGCCGCTGATCGGCTCCGGGGCTGCCCTAGTGGACACCCTGTACATCGACAACGCCGTGGACGCCTTCGCGGCCGGGCTGCGTCGGCTGCCCGCCATCCATGGGAAGCGCCTGGTGCTCACCAACGGCGAGCCCCGACCGATCGGAGAACTGATCATGGGCATCGCGGCCGCCGGTGGGGCTCGACGTCCCCGGCTGCGCATCGCTCCAGGCGCGGCCAAGGCCGCCGGACGCGCCGTGGAGACGCTCTGGGGGCTGGCCGAGCGCGCCTTCGGCGACTTCGAGGACGAACCGCCGATGACGAGATTCCTGGCCGAGCAGCTCTCGACCGCCCACTGGTTCGACCAGCGCGAGACCCGAGAGGCGTTGGACTGGGCCCCAGCGGTCAGCATCGACGAGGGACTGGCCCGCCTCGCAGAGCATGTGCGTCGCACCGGCGGTGTCTGAGGCTCAGCGCGCGGCGACCTCCATCCGCAGGGCGGAGACGAGGTCTCGGTAGATCTCCGAGCTGCCCAGCAGCTCCGCGTGGGTGCCGGCGGCCACGATCTCACCGGCATCCATGACCAGGATCCGGTCGGCGTCGACCACTGTGGACAGTCGATGCGCGATCGTCACCACCGCCGCATCTCGTGCATGCTCGGCGATCGTGGCCTGGATGGCGGCCTCGGTGATGCCGTCCACCTGGGCGGTGGCCTCGTCGAGCAGGAGCACGGCGGGACGGGCGAGGAGCGCGCGTGCCAGGGCGATCCGCTGACGCTGTCCGCCGGAGACGTTGGTGTCGGTCAACGGAGTGTCCAGGCCTTGCGCGAGCCGGTCCGCCAGGTCCCCCAGATGCAGCCGCTGCAGCACGGCCTGAAGCTGATCCTCACCCGTCTGCGGGGCCGAGAACAGCAGGTTCTCCCGGACCGTGCCCGGTACGACCGGCGTCTCCTGCTCCACGTAGGCGAAGGCCGCGCGCACCTGGGCGTGGCTGAGCTCCGCGTAGGGGCGCCCGCCCAGCCGGATCAGTCCGGACTCCGGCTCCAGGAAGCGCATCATCAGCGAGAGCAGGGTCGTCTTCCCTCCACCGGATGCCCCCACCAGCGCCAGATGCCCACGCGCGGGCACCTCGATGCTGACCCCCTTGACTGCGGCCGGGGCATCCGCCCCGTAGCGGGCGGTCACCCGGTCCAGCTCCACCACCGGAGACTCCGCCAGCCCGTCCTCCGGCGGCTCCCTCCTGTCCAGCACCCCGGAGGCGACGGTCGACATGCGCCGCACGGCCGTCTCGACGTCCTCATGCTCCTCCCCCAGGACACGCACGTCGGCCCGCGGGTCCTCCACGGGCATGGCCTCCACCTGGCTGATGCGGCCGGCCGCAGCCAGGCCTGACTGCAGCGTGGTCAGGTTCTGGGTGAGCTCCATCAGGGGCCCGGTGAGTCCCCAGACGTAGAGCAGGAAGGCCACCATCGTGGAGACGCCCATCTCTCCGTCGGCCACCCTCCACGCCCCGAAGGCCAGCACCATGATCACTGCCCCGTCCAGGCCGACGCCGGCCACGGTCCACGCCCCAGCCTGGATGCGCACCGAGCGCAGGCTGTACCGCCTGGAATCGCCGACATGCCGCATGAGCGCGTCGAAGCGTCGCGGCTCGGCCCCAGAAGACTTCACGGTCTTGATCGCTCGCACGGTCCCCTCCAGCTCGGACCCGAGATCCCCCAGGGCGGCCTGCGCCTTCTCCTCCACCGTGGCGATCCGGGGCATCAGCACCGCGAAGATCGCCAGCACCAGGATGACGGAGCCCAGCGTCAGCCCCAGCAGAGGCAGGTCGAGGCGGGCCATCAGCACCAGGGATCCGATGATCATCATGGTGCCGTTGATCAGCCCGATGATCGCTGTGGAGGCCGCCTGGTTCAGCAGCACCGTGTCCGAGGTGACCCGGGTGACCAGTTCGCCTGGACCGCGCCGCAGCAGTTCGAAGACGCGGGCACCCAGGTAGCGCAGGATCATGCGTCGCCGGGCGTCATGGACGATGTCCTCGGCCAGGCGCCCCAGCAGGACCCATTGGACCCAGCCCAACCCCGCACCGAGGATCAGCAGTCCCACCAGCACCAGCACGGGATCACGCAGCGAGGCACCTTCAGTCAGGCTGTCCAGCACCCATTTGGTGACCATGGGGCTGGCCAGACCCATGGCGGAGACCGCCAGGGAGAGCAGGAGCCCAAGTCCGAGCACCGGCAGATGAGGTCGGGCGAAGGACCACAGGACCCGCAGTCGAGTCGAGGAGGAGGCCGACGTGACCTCGGTTGATGATTCAATCATGACACCTAGTGAGACATATTTGTCCCGTATTGGTCAAGTGGTGGCACTCTACAGGCCATGAAAGTCCGGTAGGCTGATGGCATGAGCGATCAGAACACCGCGGCACCCTCCGAGCCCAGCAGCACCGCCGCCAGGACGCGCCAGGCGATCCTGCTGGCCGCCGTGGAGGTCCTCTCCGTCAATCCCGGCGCCGCACTCGGTGAGGTGGCCACCCGGGCCGGGGTCTCGCGCAGCACCTTGCACCGGCACTTCGCCGATCGCGCCGCACTGCGTCAGGGCGTGGACTCGCTGGCGGAGGACCAGTGGAAGCTGGCAGTCCACAGCGCCCGCCTGGCGGACGGCACCGGTTTTGAGGCCTTTCGCCGCCTGTGCGGTGAGCTCATCAGCCGAATCGACACGCTGGCCTGGTGGATGGCCTGTGAGAGCGCGGGTTCTGAGGGCGAGGGTTCCGAAGGCGAGGAGTGGTCACAGGAGGACGCACTGATCGCGGAGGCGCTGACACGCGGCAAGCAGGACGGCAGCGTGGACCCGGCACTCAGCGTGGAATGGGTCAGCAACCTCACCTGGGCCACGCTCTATGCGATCCGTTTCGTCCCCGCCCAGGGCGGCCTGAGCCCTTTCGAGGCCCGTCAGCAGGGCCTGCGAACTCTCCTGAAGGCGGTGGCAGCCGATCCCGCCGCTTCCTGAGCCCGGCGCTCTCCGGCCCCTTCCCCCACACGATTCGTCACGGCTCACCAGCGGCTGATCGCCCGGCGCGCCGAATCGGTGCGCTGCTCCGGGTTCGCGATGTCGACGGCGGCGTGCAGGATCCGCACGCCCTCCTGGGCCGCGAGCAACGGAGACAGCTCCAAGGAGGCCACCTGGGGGTGGTTGTCCTTGAGCAGGGCCACCCGCTGCACGACCTCCTCGACGGCGGCGATGTCGACCACGGGCAGCCCGCGGTGTCCCAGCAGCTTCCGCGCGGCGCGGGGCCCACGGACCAGCTGGCGGATGTCCTGGTCGGTCAGCGGAGGCACGGCATGGGCCCAGTCGTCGAGCAGGTCGACGGCATCGCCGGAAATGCCGAAGGACACCACCGGGCCCATGAGCGGGTCCTCGATGGCACGGACCATGCAGCCCTGACCGATAGGGGCCATCGTTTGGATTTCCAGACCGGGGGCACCGTAGTGGGCCAGCTGGTGCCGCATCTCTGCCACAGTGTGCCGCAGCATCGTCGCATCGCTGATGTTGAGCCGCACCCCGCCGAGGTCCAGGCGGTGGCGCAGGTGACCGCTCGTGGCCTTCACCGCCACGGGCCAGCCGAGGCGCTCGGCGGCCTCAACCGCCTGATCTTCGGTGTCGAAGGGCACCGACTCCATGGCCTCGAGCCCGTAGACCTCCAGCAGCTGCGCGGCCCTCCCTGGGTCCAGCCGGCACAGATCAGCGCCGTCGACAGACTCCCCCAACCAGCGTTCCAGCAGCTCGTCACCGGTCCGCTGAGCCTGGGTGCCCTCCAGGTCAGGCGGGACCCGGTGCTCTCCGACGCCCTGTCGACGCCAGCGCTGGTAGGTGACGATCTTCCCCAGTGCAGCCATCGATCGTGCCGGGGAGGAGAACACCGGCACGCCCTGCTGCAGGGATCCGGTCGCCAGCACCGGCGCGGCGGCGGCCACATGGTTCAGCGGCACATCGGGCTCCAGGATCCCGATGAGGGACACGACGACCGGCTTCGGATGCTGCAGGGCGGTCTCCAGGATGGTGCGGGAGTGGTCATGGTGCTCTCCGGTGATGCTCGGCTGCAGACAGACGGCGACAGCGTCGACCTCCTCAGCGCCGAGCATCGTGTCGAGGACCTCGGCCAGGGCGGCGGCGGCTTCCCTCTGGGTCCCCTCGAGATCCAGGGTTCCGTCGAGGTGCGCCGCCTCCAGCCCGTGGGCCTCCGCCGCGTCGGCGAGGACCCGGCTCATCGAGGGCGAGTTGGACAGGATCCCCACCCGTCCACCGGCAGGCAGCGGCTGGGTGGCGAGGACCTGCAGCACGTCCATCAGGGAGTCGTGGTTGCCACAGCGGATCACCCCGGAGTTCTCCAGCATGGCGTCCAGCGCGCCCTGCGGTGCACTGGTGGTGCGGACGTCATGCCCAGGGGGCAGCCGGCGGCCCGTCACGTCGGAGGTCGCCACCACCACCGGCTTCGTCAGGGAGAGCCGACGGGCGATGCGAGAGAACTTCCGCGGGTTCCCGAAGCTCTCCAGGGAGATGCCGACCGCCCGGGTGGCCTCATCGTCCTCCAGACGCTGCATCGCGTCATTGCCGGAGAGGTCGGCGCGATTGCCTGCGGAGATCACAGCGGAGAGCCCGATCTGCCGACGATGCGCGGCGGCGTAGAGGGAGACTCCGATGGAGGCTGACTGGCTGAAGAGCCCCACTCCCCCGCGCAGCGGCATCTGGGGGGACAGCGAGGCGTTGAGGGCCACGTCGGGGGCGGTGTTGATCAGACCCACCGAGGCCGGGCCGATGACTCGCATACCCCACTGTCGGGCGAGACGCACCAGCTCACGCTGATCCAGCCCCAGGCCTTCGGTCCGGTCGAGCCCGGAGGTGACCACGAGCAGTCCCTTGACCCCGTGGCGGCCGCAGTCGATGACGACCTCGGCCAGACGCTCGGGCGGCACGGCGACCACCGCCAGGTCGACGTCCTGCTTGATATGGGCCAGCGAAACGTAGGCCTCGGTGCCCCCGACCTCGAAGGCCTCGGGATTCACGGAGTGCACGCCTCCCGTGAACCGGCCCTCCACGAGGTTCTGCAGCAGGTGGTACCCCACCGAGCCGTATTCGCGGGAGGCTCCGATCACCGCCACCTGCTTCGGAGCGAGCAGCTCGGCGACGCTGCGCGACTCCGCCCGATGCTCCCGGGCCTCCATGACCGCACGGGAGCGTTCGGTGGGATCGATGGAGAACTCCAGCAGCACGACACCGTCCTCGAACCGACGCTGGACCTCATAGCCGGCCTCGGAGAAGACGGTGAGCATCTTGCGGTTCTGCGGCAGCACCTCGGCGGAGAACCGCCTCAGCCCTCGCTCGCGGCCCGCGGCGGCCAGGTGCTCCAGCAGGATGGATCCGAGTCCTCGGCCCTGATGGGCGTCGGAGATGTTGAACGAGACCTCGGCCTCGGCCGAGCCGTCGATCCGGTCGTAGCCGCCGAGTCCGATGATCTCCTGCTCGCCGGAGGGGCTCGCCAGCAGGACCACCATGGCCACCCGGTCCACATGGTCCACCTGAGTGAACCGTAGGAGCTCCTTCTGGGTGAGCGTGGACTTGTAGGTGAAGTAGCGCAGATAGATGGAGGACTCGGACTGCGCGGCGTGCATGCGCTGGAGCCGCTCGGCGTCGTCGGTGCTGATCGGGCGCAGGTGGGCGGCCGCGCCGTCGCGCAGCACGACA
It contains:
- a CDS encoding bifunctional GNAT family N-acetyltransferase/acetate--CoA ligase family protein, with amino-acid sequence MGEPAESRGYPAHWEADVVLRDGAAAHLRPISTDDAERLQRMHAAQSESSIYLRYFTYKSTLTQKELLRFTQVDHVDRVAMVVLLASPSGEQEIIGLGGYDRIDGSAEAEVSFNISDAHQGRGLGSILLEHLAAAGRERGLRRFSAEVLPQNRKMLTVFSEAGYEVQRRFEDGVVLLEFSIDPTERSRAVMEAREHRAESRSVAELLAPKQVAVIGASREYGSVGYHLLQNLVEGRFTGGVHSVNPEAFEVGGTEAYVSLAHIKQDVDLAVVAVPPERLAEVVIDCGRHGVKGLLVVTSGLDRTEGLGLDQRELVRLARQWGMRVIGPASVGLINTAPDVALNASLSPQMPLRGGVGLFSQSASIGVSLYAAAHRRQIGLSAVISAGNRADLSGNDAMQRLEDDEATRAVGISLESFGNPRKFSRIARRLSLTKPVVVATSDVTGRRLPPGHDVRTTSAPQGALDAMLENSGVIRCGNHDSLMDVLQVLATQPLPAGGRVGILSNSPSMSRVLADAAEAHGLEAAHLDGTLDLEGTQREAAAALAEVLDTMLGAEEVDAVAVCLQPSITGEHHDHSRTILETALQHPKPVVVSLIGILEPDVPLNHVAAAAPVLATGSLQQGVPVFSSPARSMAALGKIVTYQRWRRQGVGEHRVPPDLEGTQAQRTGDELLERWLGESVDGADLCRLDPGRAAQLLEVYGLEAMESVPFDTEDQAVEAAERLGWPVAVKATSGHLRHRLDLGGVRLNISDATMLRHTVAEMRHQLAHYGAPGLEIQTMAPIGQGCMVRAIEDPLMGPVVSFGISGDAVDLLDDWAHAVPPLTDQDIRQLVRGPRAARKLLGHRGLPVVDIAAVEEVVQRVALLKDNHPQVASLELSPLLAAQEGVRILHAAVDIANPEQRTDSARRAISRW